The Rhododendron vialii isolate Sample 1 chromosome 1a, ASM3025357v1 region ATTTTAGCTGCCTTAATTGGTGTATcaattttagtttattttagCTGTGAAGACTTGGCATTAACCCACAGAAATTAGTGTATCAATTTGAGTTTATTTTAGCGGTGAAGACTTACCATTAACCCTAAAAGGCTAAAACCCATGCTTCATTTTATTTAATCTAGGGATTCCTGTTTAattgaaattagggtttcctGTCTAACTGAAATTAGAGATTTTGTTTAACTGAAATTATTGATGCCTATtggtgaaaaaattaattttgttgtgaaaatgatgcatgacttggccctttttttttttaatctcatgAAGTCGTTATTGATTTGGTGTCCTATCTTGTGATAAAACTTATCGACCTTAGTTAATTGTTGAACATGTAGGTGATGTTTCCAATGTCGCCAGATTCTGTTCCTTCGACAATGCCTCCTTGATCATCGAATCAAGATGAGATAGATACTAATGAGAAAGAGGAGGTCTGGAGTGGATACAATGCAGATGAAGAAGAGGTATCGAGTGGTTCTTCTAAAAAAGAGTGTGATGAGATATGTACTAATGAAGATGGAAAGAAGGAAACAGAAAATTTTAAAGATAGAGTTGAGTAACCAAAGGAGGGAATGATATTCGACACACCAAATGATGCCTATCTATTTTACTCAAGATATGCTAAAGAAAATGGGTTTGCTTTGGCtaaaagaactaacaagaagGGAAGAGATGGAAACTTGAGGAATGTTACTTTTCAATGTAGTCGCGGTGGAAAGGCAAAGGTCAAAACAGCCAATCCGGTCAAACCACggccacaaacaaaaattgagtgTCTGGCTCGCTTTAATTTTGCTACATGTCCGGATGGAAAGTGGAGGTTAAATCGGGTTGCTTTGGAGCATAATCATGAATATAGCCCGGGAAAGTCCAAGTTTTACAAAAGCAATAGGGTTCTTGATGAACATGTGAAAAGGAAGCTCATATTAAATGATACAGCTGGGATTCCGTTGTATAAGACTTATGACTCACTTCAGATTCAGGGGGGGGGGGAGCATGATAACCTTCCATATAATCAGAAGGATTGTCAAAATTATTTGAGTACGGAGCGACATAAATTACTTGTTGAAGGAGATGCTGAGGCGATGCATAGTTATTTCATAAAGATGAAAGCCAACAATTCTGACGTCTTTTTTGCCATGGATTTGGATGATGAGGGTCGATTGAGGAATGTATTCTGGGCTGATGCAAGGAGTAGGATAGCTCGCAAGGAGTTTGGTGATGCTGTGACATTTGACACAACATACTTGGTAAACAAGTATGATATGCCTTTTGCTCCATTTGTAGGCGTCAATCATCATGGTCAGTCGATATTATTGGGATGTGGACTCGTATCTCATGAAGACACCAAGTCATTCTTGTGGTTATTTAAGACTTGGATGACATGCATGTGGGGTTGTGCTCCCAAATCAATTATTACTGATCAATGTATGGCTATGAAGAATGCTATAGAAGACGTATTTCCTAACACCCGACACCGGTAGTGCATATGGCACATCTTGAAAAAGGTGCTAGAAAAATTGGGAAAGTACGACGCATACAAATCAATTTCACCTTGTTTGCAAAGTGTGGTTTATGATTCACTTACCAAAGATGAATTTGAGGATGCTTGGGAGATGTTCATCAAAAAGTACAAACTTCAAGATAATGAATGGTTACATGGGTTGTACTTATAGAGGAACCGATGGGTGCCAACTTTTGTGAAAGATGTATTTTGGGCGGGAATGTCATCCACACAGAGAAGTGAGAGTATGAATTCTTATTTTGACGGTTACATCAATTCGAAAACGACCTTGAAGCAATTTGCAGAGCAATTTTCTGTGGCCCAACATGATGCCCCATAATATGCGACCAACTATGGCACAAGGCGGAGCTATCCTCCCATTTTCTCCAAGTATGGCACAAGGCGGAGCCATCCTCCCAAATATGGCACAAGGTGGAGCCTTCCTCCCAAATATGGCACAAGGCGGAACTGGAGCAGGCTTTGACCAATTTTTTAACAACTTTCCAACTTCACAAGTAACATGCCAAGTTTATTTAATAGTGAAGTTTGGAGAGGACAATCAAGTATCACGAGTAGTCAAGTTTGGGGAGGAGGGCAATCAAGTTTAATAGAAAGTCAAGGGCAGGGTTGGAGAGGAGGACAAATCTCTTTTACAGAAATGTTGAATGCAAGAGATAACAACAAAAAGTAGAAGACTTGTTGGCGTAGGGAGTTTCTTGTATTTTGTTGGAAACTAATTTATAATGtatgcatttttgtttttgcttcatGTAAGAATCCCTTACTAGCCTTAAATTATTTTGCTAATGTTGTATGAAATGGAATCTCTGGTATGCAATGGAACTGTTGATCCGTATCGCAAGCGTGTCGGACACGGCTCCGTGTCTTAGTTTTTGAAAGTATGTAGTTGTTCTTCCATATTGACTCAATTTGTGTACGTCATCTATTTTGAATTTAGTTCTGAATTTGGTCCTAGTTTTTGAAAGGATGTAGTTGCAATGCTCTATAGAAATACATAAGTTTGGTTCCAAGGTAAACCAAAGGTAAGTTCTGGAAAAATTTCGACAGAGTCTCCCTGTTTTTGGTCATAACCCGACGTCTTGCGTCTCAATCAGTACAACAACAGGAATAGCATCAAGTTACACACAAGCCCACGCCGGGCATTTTTCATTCTAAATCACCATTCACAAGCCAAATAAATAAGTAGGCTAATTATCATTCACATGCAAAATAAATAAGAGTACATTCTCTTCTCTAATAGTTTAAACCTcatttgcaaaacaaaaatagattaCATTCCATTATTTTAATTGTAGGACAAATAGACCTAGTAATTcaatctccatctccatctccattttATTTGCTATCAAATGATTCTACTCTTCTTCGCCACCTATTGATTCAACATCTTTGTTTGAGTTGCACGGAGACCATTCTAATGGATCTCCGATTCCCCGCGATGCTGAGCGCAACTTGGGACTTAATTGCTTGAACCACTGCCTCGGTTCTTCACCACTTGTAGTATGTTATCACTTCTTGGTTCACACCTTCACTTGGTTTGGTAGAAAGACCAACTGATGATCAATGAGGCAAGTAAGAGTTGATTCTATCATGGATCTGAGATCTTATTCTGTCAAAGTCTTCCTcgaatatccaaaaaaagatACATTCTGCAACCGTAGAAAAGCAAAAGTAAGGCTTGGGATGGATAACTTGTAATCCAAAATGTCTAGCCCTCTAATACTTGAAAAGGCAAAATATTCATTTGATTCATTATGAACAATGACGCAACGATTTGCCAAATGCCAATAGAAAAGTGACTGCAGATCAATTGACTGAACATTACAAAACTGTCCATGAAGTCTACCTCGGGTCAGAACTTTCTCCATGTAGCAGAGTTGTCTTTGGTGCCCCTTCATGCTGTGAACTTGTGTCTTTCAGTCCCTTGACTGAGTCTGCAGTTCAACAAATCATGATATATGCCAAATCGGTGTGTTTGAGTGAGAAACTATAATGAAGAAACAAACGAAAAGAATACTTTtatgggaaaagaaaacacTCAAGCACCATATGGTTGTTTCATAGGAAAAGCAATAACTGTCCAACTCCGACTAGAACTAATTAGGAAGAACTAAAAATTGCAAAGGAAgcatataaaataataaaaattatagaCCGAAACTTAAGAAACTTGACTACCAACTTCTGCTGCTTCTCCTACTTCTTTCCTTAAAATCATAAAATGGAGAGAACAAAAGAGATAGCTAAGACCCGCCCAACCCATGATTGATAATATTGCCTCCGTCCGTTCAAATAATTTACCAAAGTAGATACATAAAATTGTAATTCTAACCAACGGGAGCCAACCCCGGACAGAATCTAAGAGGTGAAGCATTAAGCAAATTAAGTGCCAACACAACCAAGTTACACAATCACACAAAGTCTCCATCCTTTCCCTTAAACCTCAAACTGAAATGCCAAGTTCATATAATTACTAGACCAATACCTAGGTAATTGGGCTGGTTTCCCCTATTGTGCAAACGAGCTAAAGCTCAAGAAAACACAGATTCATTTTCCCCATATACCTCAACTAAAAGCCCATTTAGCAGGAACAATTTGTCTAAAGTCCCTAAGCTATAAATTAACTTTTTAATGAAAACCCAACCTAAAAAAACAATGGGAATAAAAAGAGAGGCAATAAATCATCCTGGAAGAGACGTACTTTAACCACAGAAAAATCAAAGcaaggattattttttttttatccattttcCGTTCCAAATTTATTCTTTCAATTGCAGTTTCCTAATCAACCAAACAGAAAAGTTAaaggaaaatagagagaaacCAAATAGATACTGTGAAGCTACGGACTGGGGTTGCAGAGAGAGAAGCCCTTGAATCGATCCGGCAACAAACCCATGTGGGTGGAGAGGGTATCAAATCCCTATTGAATTTCGATTTGTGTGACGATACAGGAAAGAGAGATTAGACAAAGGAAAAGAAGCATGAAAAAAAGAGCGAGAGACCTTGGCAATGGAATTTGTCATCGGTGCCCATGGTGTCGCAATTTCGCAAAGGGTtggtcgccggtggtggtgATAGACGATGGTGGTGAGAGTCaccggtggtggtgggtgtcGCTACTggtcctcctctttctctctcttcgttgGTTTTCCTGATGGTCTGGTTGGTTTTGGGGGGTTTGGGGGAAACAGACTGATTTGGGGGAAAATCAAAATCAGATTTCAGGGTtttgttttgggcaaatttcactgacctcccctgaggtttctaacacCGACAGATACCTCCCCTAAGGTATCTGAAATTTCAATGCCCTTCCTTACTTTTGAAAATGTTCTACAGATTCCCCCATACAGATAACTTGACTTAAACGGTGTCAACTTTATGAAGCAAAAGACTTCAATGCCCTCTCCCATATTCTGTTCCCTTAATCTTTTTCGTTTCCTTTAACCCTTTTTccttatttggtcaaaagtggAAGGAAGCTAAGCATATACTTTTGcaagagaaagaaaattaacataaaatttaaaagtatatttggttgtgtttctaaaatgagtttttaagattaaaaaatagataaggttactttttatttgtcttccgtcaatttttttctttaacttaTAAAACTTCATTACTTTGGTGTACATAGTTTAGCCACActtgaaaagtaaaagaatgGATAATAgttaatgaaaaattgaaaaaatcacCTTTGACTtggcattttgaatttttgaccTGGAGTTTTaataccttttcttttcaattttaataagtttttatttcaataagttCCTTAAATTTTAAGATTGAGATAGACTAGATGTActcacaaaatttcaaaaacgtTAATATACTGgagttttataaaaaaaaatagagtttaaGTATGTTTTCATTATAAAACATTATTGGtagtttttggattttgtttgatgttTAAGTACAGGAATATTTATAACAatttagttaaatttttttttaatcaagggAGCCACAATTTTGTTCAGTACTTACTAAAAAGGTAGGTGAACAATACTCACTTTTAGGTGAGTGTGAGATAATTAAGTACAAATAAATAAGCTCAAGTCCATGTCTTGAATTGAATGCGGAGAAATTTATATCCTACCGTACATATAACCAAGCACACTAATTTATAACGAGAATAACTTAGTCACAGAGTAAAAAacataacttattcacggagctccATGAATAAGTTATTACGGAGCTCAGTTTTGGtctttcaaaagtattttggacgattcgaattaaaaacaatctattatcgataatagattgtttttaatccgaatcgtccaaaatacttttgaacaacCGAGATTTGATCGCTTCCGTGAATAAATTATTCACGaaggagccgtgaataagttattctcatTTATAAAACCAAACACATAAATTTATATATAACTAAACAGTGAAACAAACCAACATATAGACTAGAATACACAAACCAATGCAAATATATCTACGTATATTTCTGCCTATACACAACTCCACTATAAGGCAAATTAAAATAGCTATTAAACTTCTACTTTTGTTATTCTcactaacaattttttattgtaaCTCTAAAACACTGTACTTATTTAACTATattcctttgaattttttttctttgggagAGCATCAATTCTAAGCTTAGCAATGCATGTTGAGCTAGATTATAACTAAAAGgaaaccttttttattttttttggatagcaaattttttgttattaatctttaatttgaaaataaattataaatattaaaaggatcCTAAGCATGAGACAATCACTACGGAGCAAGAGCAACCCCAtaacacatttttttatttgttttggtaaCCACATTTTTTACTCCCACTCCACCAATAGAAATAGAGCCGAAAAAGTGTGTTCACTAATCAGAAAAAACTCTTTCATTCATGTCCAACACAACTATTCAAGCGTGAAGGAGACTATAGCCCCTATGTAGTTTAGTAATTGTCATTACTGGTTAAAAATACCGATGTATCTATATATGTTCATGTTACGCATATGGaaggattttaaaaatttatcaaCAAAGCCGAGTTCAAATTTATGGTTCCTTCAATAAGAAGATACTTTATCTTGACATTCGAAATATAGTCACAAGGCTGGAGAAAAACATAGtctttgataaaataaaatagtgtGAAAAATGTTACTCCAAAAAATGAACTTAAGTTTTTTGAAACAATGCAACTTCCCAAAGATTCCAAAAAAAGacattagtctttttttttttttcttctgtacATAAAGAGGAGGTGTAGAATAGTTTTATGTAAAAGTATGGGATATTACATGGGAAgggagaaaagagaaatgaaaaaaagaagaagaagaggtgaTTTGGTAGTTGTATGTAGTTGGAATGATTTCAAGGGTAATCTTGGCATAAAACAAAGAAGCAATGCTTATGTCACAGTTTTCTGTTAATGATTTAACATTATCTTAACGGAAGGGGGAATGTGGACAATAATTTGAAAAGTAAGGGAGGGCAGTGAAATTTCAGATACCTCAGGAGAGGTATCTGTCGgtgttagaaacctcaggggaggtcagtgaaatttgcccttttgtttttttttaactgttgaCGTGGGGACAACTGTCACGTCAGCATCAGGAAAGAAATCGGGGAAAAGAGTCGGGAAGTGTAGACTTACTGTTTGAGTTTTTCAGTAGTAGGGCTTCGTTTACCTGTCGGCTCGTGGGGGAGAGTACCAACCGGACTAACTCGGGTCTGGTCCGGGTAACGTTGAGTTGTAAGGGTACTACGTGCGGGTGCTGACTTGTTGAGAAAGCCTGTCCCTGTAGGGAGCAAAAATGGCTGCAATCTGATCTGGGTGTTGAGGAAGCAGAGTCCCCGTAGTAAGGCCTCCTtccgcttttttttttaaaatctctcttcttaaaaagaaagttatttcaaactcaaatataatgaaaatgagaaataatttttaattttttttgcaccgttaaaatatctcaatgagatctatcaaacaagatccatattagtaggaaaattatttgcgtaaacacataatttttgagtttgaaattatcttccttCTTCTAAAAGTTCCTTTTTTGAGAAACCGAAACACCCCCTAAGCAAAAATGGCTGCAGATTATAGTCCCAAAACGACAACACTTTGGGACACTTTTGCCTTTAAAAGAGCTCCCCAAAATTGTGTAAATTTGCTAAAGGGCCAGACTATTTGCAACTACAAATTTTCTATACGTAACCCGTGTTAAAATTAATCaatttcggacaaaaatgccctttaaaaaaatggacaaaaatatccccaATGAAATGACATCGTTTTGGGTCCGATTTTGGTAACAAAAACATTCCCACTCCCTAAAACCCAATTATTATTACTtatcttcttccccaaaatattcacaccaccaccaccaccaccaaacccaaaccctagctgccgcccccaccaccactcATCTCCGGCGACGCCCCTCTCCGGTGAACCCCATCTGCGTTGAGGCCCATCTCCGGCAAACCCCATATCTATTAAGAACAAAATCCAATAAATAAAACCCCCAACCATCTCCGGCGAGACCTTATGGAACGAGACATAGAGTCCAGAAGAAGATAATGGAGTAACATTCAGTCCCTACTTTTTGCTCCATCACCAGCCTCAAACCCATGTAATTTCACCCAGATTTATACAACCCCCAACCAtctctgcattttttttttcccgagaCCCAtctctttttgtttggaaaaacaGTCAAGAAGAGAGCAAACTTTTCACCCAGATTCATCCTTATTTTCTTCAGTCCCATCGTGCATTAGCAAAATGCGTGATGTTAATCGTGCATTTCGTAAATGCGTTATACGAAGCATGACGCatttagaatttgtgttttttgcGTTTTTAACAGTCAgaatctgtgtttttttttttaaaaaagaaaagacatgaCGCATCTTCAAGATGCGTTATAAAGGGTTCGGATAttagaatatgaattttgtaaacattttcaagttttaaaatctgaaattttttaaattttttagaaatgTGTATCCGAACatgtcgatttttttttttgaaggagatGGTGTTGGTGATGGTGGGACGCAACTGGTGGTAATAGCGGTGCAACGattatggaggtggtggtggtgacgtgGTGTGTGTGTTGTTGGGTGTGGTGGTGATAGGCCGGTGGTGTGGCGTTGTTGGGTGTGGTGGTGATGGGCCGTTGGTGGTGTACATGTACTGGTattgtgtggtggtggtggtgggtggtggtggagaagaGAGAACAGTGAGACAGAGAAGGGGGATGGGGAGGAGATGGCTGGTAGGAAAggaagggtatttttggaagtttATGGATATTTGTTAGGTTGCATTTAGAAATTTGTTATAAGATTTGTGGGTTAGGTTTAGAACAGGCTACGTAAAggaaatttgtggttgcaaatagcTCTGTCATTTGCTAAATGAACTTATCAAGtatgtttggaaaaaaaaaaaaaaaacaaagaactaaCCAAGTATGGAATCGAAATGACACCGTTTTGGTCCCTTAACCCATAACAAAACAGTGATTTGctattgttaaaaaataaagacccCGTTTAAATTCAACCAAATCTCATAACTTTTTCATAATCTAGGAAACTTACTCCAAAACCACAATAATACCAACAATTATATATTGCCAACAAATTAATAATGTCaaatatctctattataaaacagaaaggtgtggggacaagttgttgaaatggctcagatttgtttgatccaaaGGTTGATGTGTGCTcttcaactctcttaagaatGTGCCcaaaatctttcaaatatttcacaaaaatgtcatctcttctttttacccagCTTCTGTCGttggcataataaaaaaaaaaaaattccctttgTTGCCTCTCTCTTGCTCCTGTCATCTTTCAAATCCCCACCGAGGTCTACAAATTCTGTCAAAAGTTAGGCCAAGAAATATTCCtttcgattatcaaaaaaaaaagaaacatttatTTGGGATTTTTGATTTATTCCAGCAAAATTGGTTGAAGAAAGCTGTGTGAAAGCTGGGCCAAGAAAGCTCCGTGAAAGCAAAGGTAATGGGTCTAACAAATaaaccattttttgaaagcCGTGTGAAACATtcatttgggattttttttaggAGTTTTTGGTGTCTGTTTCTTTCCAAGGTGCAAgtagtgtttaaatttcaatttaGTTGCTGTTCCGGGTGGAATTTGTGTTTGTTCCAAGTGTTCAAGaaattttggtgatttttttggtgcgggtgggtgggtgtgttgttaaatgttacacataatcgagttttgttattttgactccCTTGACGTTTTGTTTTTAATGATAGTTTAGTAGTGTAGTTCGCGTCTAGGTCTATGTGTTTTCAGacccttcttttcctttttctcccttccttTTTCTGTTATCATCGGGTTGCCTGTGTCTACATAGGTAGAAATTGAACTTCAAAATCGTAACTCCATGGGTATATAATTTTCAGCAAATTGAGTCAATTCCAATCGGGGTGGGTAGTGctgtaggcacgggcaaacactatgcctctgtaacgccccgatttttcggacacgttaattaaatcatttttaattgatttaataattcataaaaactgatttaagaaataaaattttattaaatagagtTTAGTAGCGGaaatctcaaatactaaattcaaaactatttaattgtcttacaactcaataaaaataaaacagagtaCGACAAATGTAATAACAgttttggaaattcaaataacatTACTCCAAATTAATAGAGTTTCTAAGGATAAGGCAtccaaggctcgacaaactccccttcctcagctgggaggtcctcaccctAGTACTAATCATCTTGTAGAGGATTCTGTTATTCGGTCTCCTGAATACCTGGCATGAAATGCCAAGCCAACgacactataatgagttttggaactcagtagataaatcttacccattaacccttactctacaagcaatcacatttataataaaaggaGGTAAGAATCGAAGAGCACAAAACTTATTTCATTATATAACCACCAACTTCACTAAATTCCAAAATCTCAACTTCTATAATCATTCAAACACTGTAGTATTCACCACATTCCAAACTCCGAATTTCACTGAACATGCTTTACAGGTCCTACTAGGCTATCCTCAACATCTTGAGGTCTTAGTAGGCTActctcacaattctaggtccatcaggctgcccttaAGGTCCTGCTAGGATACCCTTAATACCTGAGGTTCTGCCAGGCTACCCctaaggtcctgcttggccaccccaGTTACACCGGGTCtttcaggctgccctcaaggtcctaccAGGCTACCCCCGATAACACGAGATCCTGTCAGGCCACCCCCGAGGTCTTGCTAAACCCACAACCTTTCATTTGCTTCCTTTTTCTATATTAACCATAAAAATGTCCACATAATTTTTCTAAGTCCACAACTCTTCCTTTCTACATTTCCAGTTTaatcaacaaattaaataatcaTTTCAAATGACGAGTAAACAAATTATAATATCACCATATACACAGGATAACTGAATCACCATACACCCATCTCCAATGAGCTTCAGTCCAAACTAACCTATTCACGTTCTCCAATATGTTTTCACAGCAGAATACTTGCATACGAATCAATGAAGCATTAATCAACAGTTCAAAGGGCACAAGAAATACACAAAGTATTTGGATTTGTACATATGACTTTTGATTTTCATTAGGATTTCGCACATAGGTTCATTTTAGTAATTTCTATTATCTGAGGATTGAATAGTTATTTCGTAAACCTTGGGTTACTTTACTGATAACTATTAAGTTAAAGGCTCTTGAGTATTTATAATGTAGTACTAATTTATCTCCTAATCAAATGTACATTTTTTATTCTAACGAAAAATTATACTTAATAATGTACTTCTCTTTCTTTTACAAATTAAATTATAGGGAGTCCTTATCTCACTTAAAAGTCTATTCTACATACCTAAACATACTATTCTATATTGtattcttaatttctcttataACGATTCTTAtaacttatcattttttttttttaagttctaaCCTTATTAATAGTTTTTTATGCTCCCAACTTTAGTTGTTTGAAACCACTGGTTTAGTTCTCCCATTATTCCTAaagtttattttctcttaaggaaaaattaaattaacatACAACCATGTATTATTTAAGCTATTGTATTACTTATAAGGATCTGTAAAATTAACCTAAACTATGCTATGGTAAGTTTACCTTCTGTGATTTACTAACAATATGACTATCTTTTCATTTCGTAATGAACCTAGTTAGTAAAAACAATTTAAAACAAAGTACATATTTTTCACTAGAACCCCACATAGATTAACAGgtcataaaacataacataCAGTCAAAATACAATTCTGTCCGGAAAGTAACGTCACGATCGTGAAGTAGTGAGGAATTGGACGCGAGATACCGACTAGTTCCTGTTTTCTTTTCTAAGatcttgatatttttttcatgGGTTTGATTAAAGTcacaataatatttaaaaatacacCCACTATACTTGGAGTTAAAGGGTAATGAGATATCTACCTTGGTCCTTTGAGTTCTAGCTACAATGGATGAAACCGGTAGTTTCGAAAGCGGAACTTGTTGGCGTCAATGAAGGAATTCCAGTAGtggtcttcttcctcttcttttctttttcttctttgtttctttccagCACTTCACtctcgaagaaaaaaaaaatgaaaatagaagaGGAGATGTTTGTGTTCcttcgatctctctctctctttttttttttcttttctaccgAAAATAAGGATGGGGAGTAATATATGGAGGAGTAGTGGAGAGAGGTGGGAGAGTagttgttttctctctctcctcttttgcAGCCGAA contains the following coding sequences:
- the LOC131329442 gene encoding uncharacterized protein LOC131329442 yields the protein MGLKKIRMNLGEKFALFLTVFPNKKRWIWGLPEMGLNADGVHRRGASPEMSGGTGFLNKSAPARSTLTTQRYPDQTRVSPVGTLPHEPTDTSPEKPQGRSVKFAQNKTLKSDFDFPPNQSVSPKPPKTNQTIRKTNEERERGGPVATPTTTGDSHHHRLSPPPATNPLRNCDTMGTDDKFHCQDSVKGLKDTSSQHEGAPKTTLLHGESSDPRMYLFLDIRGRL
- the LOC131329433 gene encoding protein FAR-RED IMPAIRED RESPONSE 1-like; amino-acid sequence: MIFDTPNDAYLFYSRYAKENGFALAKRTNKKGRDGNLRNVTFQCSRGGKAKVKTANPVKPRPQTKIECLARFNFATCPDGKWRLNRVALEHNHEYSPGKSKFYKSNRVLDEHVKRKLILNDTAGIPLYKTYDSLQIQGGGEHDNLPYNQKDCQNYLSTERHKLLVEGDAEAMHSYFIKMKANNSDVFFAMDLDDEGRLRNVFWADARSRIARKEFGDAVTFDTTYLVNKYDMPFAPFVGVNHHGQSILLGCGLVSHEDTKSFLWLFKTWMTCMWGCAPKSIITDQCMAMKNAIEDVFPNTRHR